A single region of the Labeo rohita strain BAU-BD-2019 chromosome 3, IGBB_LRoh.1.0, whole genome shotgun sequence genome encodes:
- the LOC127161426 gene encoding putative nuclease HARBI1, translating to MACPFLRNPVDISAQIVRRALRRERVFRDRQDPIAFPDSYLYERYRFSAKGILYLCELLEPHITNVTRRSHALTVTQMVCIALRFFASGTYLYAIGDAEHLGKNTVCRTIRKVVLALQGYLNSFIVFPGFLSTLSIKEGFYKIAGFPRVIGAIDCTHVAISTALGDHEADYVNRKSFHSLNIQMTCDHECMITSLDAKWPGSVHDSRIFRESLLCQRFEEGLFDGVLVGDRGYACQRFLLTPYPDPQTRSQNRFNVALSKTRVKVEMTFGILKARFNCLRHLRVSPERASQIVAACAILHNIATIRKERVPALNQLLPDEIDPITLDHPAGAAVREAITTQYFT from the exons ATGGCTTGTCCTTTTCTGAGAAATCCCGTGGACATTTCCGCGCAAATTGTTCGAAGAGCGCTTCGCAGAGAAAGAGTTTTTAGGGACAGACAAGATCCCATTGCCTTCCCTGATAGTTACTTGTATGAAAGATACAGATTTTCCGCCAAAGGCATATTGTATCTTTGCGAACTTCTAGAGCCGCACATAACAAATGTGACGCGTCGAAGCCATGCCCTTACTGTAACGCAAATGGTATGTATTGCGTTGCGTTTTTTTGCAAGCGGAACATACTTGTATGCAATCGGTGATGCAGAGCACCTAGGAAAAAACACGGTTTGTCGAACCATTCGTAAGGTGGTCCTCGCACTGCAAGGCTACCTAAACAGCTTTATTGTATTCCCTGGCTTTTTATCGACCTTATCAATTAAAGAGGGTTTTTATAAAATTGCAG GATTCCCTAGAGTCATAGGAGCAATAGACTGCACGCATGTTGCAATCTCCACAGCTCTAGGAGACCATGAGGCAGACTATGTAAATAGGAAGTCTTTTCACAGCCTTAATATTCAG ATGACTTGTGATCATGAATGCATGATCACAAGCTTGGATGCCAAGTGGCCCGGCTCAGTGCATGACTCACGAATTTTCCGTGAGTCTTTGTTGTGTCAACGCTTTGAGGAAG GGCTTTTTGATGGGGTGTTAGTTGGAGACAGGGGATATGCATGCCAGAGGTTTTTGCTAACCCCTTATCCTGACCCCCAGACACGATCACAAAACCGGTTCAATGTGGCCCTCAGTAAAACCAGGGTCAAGGTAGAGATGACCTTTGGCATCCTAAAGGCACGCTTCAACTGCCTTCGGCACTTAAGAGTGTCACCAGAACGGGCATCACAGATAGTGGCTGCATGTGCCATTCTGCACAACATAGCCACTATCAGAAAGGAGCGAGTACCAGCATTAAACCAGCTTCTCCCTGATGAAATTGACCCCATCACACTTGACCACCCAGCTGGTGCAGCTGTCAGAGAAGCAATCACAACACAATATTTTACTTAA